The genomic segment AAGTGTCCGAACGTCGCTGAGGAGTTGGAAGTTCCCGTCCAGTGCGGGTGCTTGTCATCGCGTCGCTCGAACCCCAGCCCCCAGTCGTTGGGGTCCTGGCGTCCGAACCCCGGCAACACGCCCGACCGGCCGGGGAACGCCACGCTGGTGGCACGGGCGAACAGGTCGCGGCCGACCAGGGTCGGGGTGAGGAACTCCCGGCCGAGCGCCAGCAGGTCGGTCAGCGGTCCGCGTGCGCCATGCGCGGTGGAGCCGGCCACGACGGTTGCGTCCATCTGCAGCGGCTCGAGGACGTTGTCAGCGACGAGCTCGCCGAACGACATGCCGGTGCGGTCGCCCAGGACCCGTCCCAACACCTCGAAGCCCGCGCTCGAGTAGATGCGCCGCTCCCCCGGCCGGGCGACCGGATCCTCGCCGCGGAGTGGGAGACCGGACGTGTGCGCCAGCAGGTGCGCGACCGTCGCGCCCTCCGGTCCGG from the Actinomycetota bacterium genome contains:
- a CDS encoding beta-lactamase family protein, whose translation is MGALDRVRDWPVDEAAVGAADADAILETVGPSGQVFPWASVTKLLTAYTVLVVVDQGTIGLDDRAGPEGATVAHLLAHTSGLPLRGEDPVARPGERRIYSSAGFEVLGRVLGDRTGMSFGELVADNVLEPLQMDATVVAGSTAHGARGPLTDLLALGREFLTPTLVGRDLFARATSVAFPGRSGVLPGFGRQDPNDWGLGFERRDDKHPHWTGTSNSSATFGHFGRSGSFLWVDPEAGLACACLVDREFGPWAVDAWPALSDAVVGEYGAAGRRSAAG